A single genomic interval of Agromyces cerinus harbors:
- a CDS encoding AAA family ATPase: protein MSVTQEQADWFADAFAKLVDNVDQAILGKREVIRLVVTALLSDGHVLLEDVPGTGKTVLAKALANTLDGSNSRIQFTPDLLPSDVTGVTIYDQGKGVFEFHKGPIFASIVLADEINRASPKTQSALLEVMEEARVTVDGVSHDVGRPFMVIATQNPVEQAGTYTLPEAQLDRFLIKTSLGYPDHNTAVALLLDSSNRARASKVSPIIAPGSVAAMAQLASEVFVDASVLAYLNHIVTATRTHKDSTLGVSMRGALALARAVKTWALSQGRTYVTPDDVRELAVPVLAHRIIVDPESDFAGVTAEDIVSRVLVDIEPPAYRAA, encoded by the coding sequence ATGTCAGTGACACAGGAACAGGCGGACTGGTTCGCCGACGCATTCGCGAAGCTCGTCGACAACGTCGACCAGGCGATCCTCGGCAAGCGCGAGGTCATCAGGCTCGTGGTGACGGCGCTGCTCAGCGACGGCCACGTGCTGCTCGAAGACGTGCCGGGCACCGGCAAGACGGTGCTCGCCAAGGCGCTCGCGAACACGCTCGACGGCTCGAACTCGCGCATCCAGTTCACCCCCGACCTGCTTCCGTCGGATGTCACCGGCGTGACGATCTACGACCAGGGCAAGGGCGTCTTCGAGTTCCACAAGGGCCCGATCTTCGCCTCGATCGTGCTCGCCGACGAGATCAACCGTGCGAGCCCCAAGACGCAGTCGGCCCTGCTCGAGGTCATGGAGGAGGCGCGCGTCACCGTCGACGGCGTGAGCCACGATGTGGGCCGCCCGTTCATGGTCATCGCGACGCAGAACCCCGTCGAGCAGGCCGGCACCTACACGCTGCCCGAGGCGCAGCTCGACCGCTTCCTGATCAAGACGTCGCTCGGCTACCCCGACCACAACACCGCGGTCGCCCTGCTCCTCGACTCGTCGAACCGTGCCCGTGCATCGAAGGTCTCGCCGATCATCGCCCCCGGGTCGGTGGCGGCGATGGCCCAGCTGGCCTCGGAGGTGTTCGTCGACGCATCCGTGCTCGCGTACCTCAACCACATCGTGACCGCCACCCGCACCCACAAGGACTCCACGCTCGGCGTCAGCATGCGCGGCGCGCTCGCACTCGCGCGTGCCGTCAAGACGTGGGCGCTGTCGCAGGGGCGCACCTACGTGACGCCCGACGACGTGCGGGAGCTGGCGGTGCCCGTGCTCGCGCACCGCATCATCGTCGATCCCGAGTCGGACTTCGCCGGCGTCACCGCCGAAGACATCGTGAGCCGAGTGCTGGTCGACATCGAACCGCCCGCGTACCGCGCGGCATGA
- a CDS encoding DUF58 domain-containing protein: MTSTAAPERPEAAAPRVPSQTTIALRGVWRAITGGVRNALRLSGQALGRVFGFAAPVTSVVSPLGWIVLAGAVVAFALSRIFGWIEFGFVAATLAAALLVAVAFVFGRANFSVHIELNPHRVVAGERALGRMLVTNIAAKPSIPSRTELPVGGAVAEFVVPVLAPGAEHDELFAVPTHRRAVIVAGPAITVRGDQLGLLRRTVRWTDEVELFVHPVTARLAPSASGLVRDLEGEVTKTITNDDISFHALRSYEPGDALRNVHWRTSARTGQLMVRQFEETRRSQLTIVHTTDRAAYASEDEFELAISITASIGVQVVRDGTRMSIVSERMPLSTATPTSLLDDSSRLVETSGDHANLRDFARDSTKRLPPPSVVMIVGGSQVPLADFRAAETVFGLDTQTIGFRAEFGAPSRIAKVSGLTVVTIGAIGDLPRVMRRVRP; this comes from the coding sequence ATGACGAGCACCGCCGCGCCCGAACGCCCGGAGGCCGCCGCTCCGCGCGTGCCCTCGCAGACCACGATCGCCCTGCGGGGTGTCTGGCGAGCCATCACGGGCGGCGTCCGCAACGCGCTCCGGCTGTCGGGGCAGGCCCTGGGCCGCGTCTTCGGGTTCGCGGCGCCGGTGACGAGCGTGGTCTCGCCCCTCGGCTGGATCGTGCTCGCCGGCGCGGTGGTAGCGTTCGCGCTCAGCCGCATCTTCGGCTGGATCGAGTTCGGGTTCGTCGCGGCGACGCTCGCCGCAGCACTCCTCGTCGCGGTCGCATTCGTCTTCGGCCGCGCGAACTTCAGCGTGCACATCGAGCTGAACCCGCACCGCGTCGTCGCGGGCGAGCGTGCGCTCGGCCGCATGCTCGTGACGAACATCGCCGCGAAGCCGTCGATCCCGTCTCGCACGGAGCTGCCGGTGGGCGGCGCCGTCGCCGAGTTCGTGGTTCCGGTGCTCGCGCCGGGCGCCGAGCACGACGAGCTCTTCGCCGTGCCGACCCATCGTCGTGCCGTCATCGTCGCCGGTCCGGCGATCACGGTGCGCGGCGACCAGCTCGGGCTGCTGCGCCGCACCGTGCGCTGGACCGACGAGGTCGAGCTCTTCGTGCACCCCGTCACGGCTCGGCTGGCGCCGAGCGCCTCCGGTCTCGTGCGCGACCTCGAGGGCGAGGTCACGAAGACGATCACGAACGACGACATCTCCTTCCACGCCCTGCGCTCCTACGAACCGGGCGATGCGCTTCGCAACGTGCACTGGCGCACCTCCGCCCGCACCGGCCAACTCATGGTGCGCCAGTTCGAGGAGACCCGCCGGTCGCAGCTCACGATCGTGCACACCACCGACCGCGCCGCCTACGCCTCCGAAGACGAGTTCGAACTCGCCATCTCCATCACCGCGTCGATCGGGGTCCAGGTCGTGCGCGACGGCACCAGGATGAGCATCGTGAGCGAGCGGATGCCGCTCTCCACCGCCACCCCGACGTCGCTGCTCGATGACTCCTCGCGTCTGGTCGAGACCTCGGGCGACCATGCGAACCTGCGCGACTTCGCGCGGGACTCGACGAAGCGCCTGCCGCCGCCGAGCGTCGTGATGATCGTCGGAGGGTCGCAGGTGCCGCTCGCCGACTTCCGCGCCGCCGAGACGGTCTTCGGCCTCGACACGCAGACCATCGGGTTCCGTGCCGAGTTCGGCGCGCCGTCGCGCATCGCGAAGGTGTCGGGCCTCACGGTCGTGACGATCGGCGCGATCGGCGATCTTCCCCGAGTGATGCGGCGGGTGCGACCGTGA
- a CDS encoding transglutaminase family protein: MRPFPARAWPDVAIISVLSLLGVIGYETSFGDYNFLIAGIGGLVVGTAFGVLGYVLRLGVVTNVLAALLGYFLFGSALTMPAQSLFGVVPSLESLAGLALGAVWGWADIVTLQTPVEAPYYIPVVPYFATWLVALVGTMLASRWLVVRRTPLRSTVLLIGPALLFLSGILLGTDETYFAGVRGVAFAAIALIWLGWRRQAAPAASDEGATRLRRRKFAGTGMLVTGAVLVGALAGTALAPTQPDRFVLREEITPPFDPLAFPSPLAGFRAYTKDLADTTLFTAKGLEPGDVIRLASMDSYDGRLWNVAGPEDMTSSDGGFELVGETLPLPELMRAGAERSAEIEISAYDDVWLPGVGYPTRLAFDDAASVASAGDLRYNSATGTAVLTSGVDEAYRYSIDATLQKGIDDDDLLDTPAALIDLAPVENTPDVVVAKAQEFAGDAETPIEQLRAIETALKTQGFLSHGLASDAVPSRAGHGADRMIELFTRSQMIGDEEQYASAMALMARYLGYPARVVMGFAPQIGDDAESVEVVGDDVTAWVEVAFEDVGWVAFHPTPDETDIPQDQTPKPKSEPQPQVRQPPRSDNEDEDLLTAVEIDDSDDEKKNQPFVIPLWAWVTAGVVGIPLLLFFGTMLVIAAIKARRRRRRRNRGSGDRRVAGAWDELTDEFAELGFDVPRVGSRRQTATVIERQLREQGLGDARGAHTDTGPVRVVRADAPASGIRVMPLADATDRAVFGGEEIEQSVVDESWSAATEAVGLARAASGRLRRLFSRFRIRSKRDWAQVDISGAKPAKPAKAAKRAGPGSGEAAAPAAG; encoded by the coding sequence ATGCGGCCGTTCCCGGCCCGGGCGTGGCCCGACGTCGCGATCATCTCGGTGCTGTCGCTCCTCGGCGTCATCGGCTACGAGACCTCGTTCGGCGACTACAACTTCCTGATCGCCGGGATCGGCGGTCTCGTCGTCGGCACCGCGTTCGGCGTGCTCGGCTACGTGCTCCGCCTCGGTGTGGTCACGAACGTGCTCGCCGCCCTGCTCGGCTACTTCCTGTTCGGCAGCGCGCTCACGATGCCCGCCCAGTCGTTGTTCGGGGTGGTGCCGAGCCTCGAATCGCTCGCGGGCCTCGCGCTCGGCGCCGTGTGGGGCTGGGCGGACATCGTCACCCTCCAGACACCGGTCGAGGCGCCCTACTACATCCCGGTCGTGCCGTACTTCGCGACCTGGCTGGTCGCGCTCGTCGGCACGATGCTCGCGAGCCGCTGGCTGGTTGTCCGGCGCACGCCGCTCCGGTCGACCGTGCTGCTCATCGGCCCGGCGCTCCTGTTCCTCTCGGGCATCCTGCTCGGCACCGACGAGACCTACTTCGCCGGAGTCCGCGGCGTCGCGTTCGCCGCGATCGCGCTCATCTGGCTCGGCTGGCGCCGACAGGCCGCTCCTGCGGCGAGCGATGAGGGAGCGACCCGGCTGCGGCGACGCAAGTTCGCCGGAACGGGCATGCTCGTCACGGGCGCGGTGCTCGTCGGCGCCCTCGCCGGCACCGCGCTCGCCCCGACGCAGCCCGATCGCTTCGTGCTGCGCGAGGAGATCACTCCGCCGTTCGATCCGCTCGCGTTCCCGAGCCCGCTCGCGGGCTTCCGCGCGTACACGAAGGACCTCGCAGACACGACGCTCTTCACGGCGAAGGGGCTCGAGCCCGGCGATGTCATCCGGCTCGCGAGCATGGACTCGTACGACGGCCGTCTCTGGAACGTCGCCGGCCCCGAGGACATGACCTCCTCCGACGGCGGGTTCGAACTCGTCGGCGAGACGCTGCCGTTGCCCGAGCTCATGCGCGCGGGCGCCGAACGTTCGGCCGAGATCGAGATCTCCGCCTACGACGACGTCTGGCTGCCGGGCGTCGGGTATCCGACCCGCTTGGCGTTCGACGACGCCGCGAGCGTCGCCAGCGCGGGCGACCTGCGCTACAACTCCGCGACCGGCACCGCGGTGCTGACGAGCGGCGTCGACGAGGCGTACCGCTACTCGATCGATGCGACGCTGCAGAAGGGGATCGACGACGACGATCTCCTCGACACCCCGGCAGCCCTGATCGACCTCGCACCGGTCGAGAACACGCCCGACGTCGTCGTCGCCAAGGCGCAGGAGTTCGCCGGCGACGCCGAGACTCCCATCGAGCAGCTGCGCGCGATCGAGACGGCGCTGAAGACCCAGGGCTTCCTGAGTCATGGCCTCGCCTCCGACGCCGTCCCCTCTCGTGCCGGACACGGCGCCGACCGCATGATCGAGCTCTTCACACGGAGCCAGATGATCGGCGACGAGGAGCAGTACGCCTCGGCGATGGCCCTCATGGCCAGGTACCTCGGGTACCCGGCCCGGGTGGTCATGGGATTCGCGCCGCAGATCGGTGACGACGCCGAATCCGTCGAGGTCGTGGGCGACGACGTCACGGCCTGGGTCGAGGTCGCCTTCGAGGACGTGGGCTGGGTGGCGTTCCATCCCACTCCCGACGAGACCGACATCCCGCAGGATCAGACCCCGAAGCCGAAATCGGAGCCGCAGCCGCAGGTGCGCCAGCCTCCGAGGAGCGACAACGAGGACGAGGACCTGCTCACCGCCGTCGAGATCGACGACAGCGACGACGAGAAGAAGAACCAGCCCTTCGTCATCCCGCTGTGGGCCTGGGTCACGGCCGGCGTGGTCGGCATTCCACTGCTGCTGTTCTTCGGCACGATGCTCGTGATCGCGGCGATCAAGGCGCGCCGTCGCCGACGGCGGCGCAACCGCGGGTCGGGGGATCGACGCGTCGCGGGGGCCTGGGACGAGCTGACCGACGAGTTCGCCGAACTCGGCTTCGACGTGCCGCGCGTCGGCAGCCGCCGTCAGACGGCCACGGTGATCGAGCGGCAGCTGCGCGAACAGGGTCTCGGCGATGCGCGCGGAGCGCACACCGACACGGGCCCCGTGCGGGTCGTCCGCGCCGATGCGCCCGCGAGCGGCATCCGGGTGATGCCGTTGGCCGATGCCACCGACCGGGCGGTCTTCGGAGGCGAGGAGATCGAGCAGAGCGTCGTCGACGAGAGCTGGAGCGCCGCGACCGAGGCGGTCGGCCTCGCACGCGCGGCATCCGGTCGTCTCAGGCGTCTCTTCAGCCGCTTCCGCATCCGGTCGAAGCGGGACTGGGCGCAGGTCGACATCTCGGGAGCGAAGCCGGCCAAGCCTGCGAAGGCGGCCAAGCGCGCTGGGCCCGGAAGCGGCGAGGCTGCGGCACCCGCAGCAGGATGA
- a CDS encoding FHA domain-containing protein, translated as MEHEGFIVPPPGLIPDTVEAPPRPAPAVAPAAFPTFTPAAPAPPPQPVLPEAQAVPHGPWILSLDDGQRFQVGGSLVLGRDPAHVPVRPHAVLVPVVDAAKSVSKTHAIVDLEGAELSITDLHSTNGVLVTDAHGVERDLDPGERVVLSPGDRVELGTFAVRVERA; from the coding sequence GTGGAACACGAGGGGTTCATCGTTCCGCCTCCCGGGTTGATCCCCGACACGGTCGAGGCGCCGCCGCGGCCCGCGCCTGCCGTGGCGCCGGCCGCCTTCCCGACGTTCACGCCGGCGGCGCCCGCGCCGCCGCCGCAGCCCGTCCTGCCCGAGGCGCAGGCCGTGCCGCACGGGCCGTGGATCCTCTCGCTCGACGACGGCCAGCGGTTCCAGGTCGGCGGTTCGCTCGTGCTCGGTCGCGACCCGGCACACGTGCCCGTGCGGCCGCACGCGGTGCTCGTGCCCGTCGTCGATGCGGCGAAGTCGGTGTCGAAGACCCACGCCATCGTCGATCTCGAGGGCGCCGAGCTCTCGATCACCGACCTGCACTCGACGAACGGCGTGCTCGTGACCGATGCGCACGGCGTCGAGCGCGACCTCGATCCGGGCGAGCGCGTGGTGCTCTCGCCGGGCGACCGGGTCGAACTCGGCACCTTCGCGGTGCGCGTCGAGCGGGCGTGA
- the leuC gene encoding 3-isopropylmalate dehydratase large subunit yields the protein MNAAPTNNAVATGEAPRTLAEKVWNAHLVKQGEDGTPDLIYIDLHLVHEVTSPQAFDGLRMAGRPVRRPDLTIATEDHNTPTLDIDKPIADLTSRTQIETLRRNAAEFGIRLHSLGDKEQGIVHVVGPQLGLTQPGITVVCGDSHTSTHGAFGAMAFGIGTSEVEHVLATQTLPLKPFKTMAINVEGALRPGVTAKDIILAVIAKIGTGGGQGYVLEYRGSAIRALSMDGRMTICNMSIEAGARAGMVAPDATTYAYLEGRDHAPSGADWDTAVAYWDTLATDEGATFDAEVFIDADTLEPFVTWGTNPGQGVSLSENVPDPAAIEDQHERAAAERALEYMDLEAGTPLKDIRVDAVFMGSCTNSRIEDLRAFASIIKGKQKADGVRVMVVPGSARVRLEAEAEGLDKVFTDFGAEWRFAGCSMCLGMNPDQLAPGERCASTSNRNFEGRQGKGGRTHLVSPLVAAATAIRGTLSSPWDLQTEGEGN from the coding sequence ATGAACGCAGCACCCACGAACAACGCTGTCGCAACGGGTGAAGCCCCGCGCACCCTGGCCGAGAAGGTGTGGAACGCCCACCTGGTCAAGCAGGGCGAAGACGGCACCCCCGACCTGATCTACATCGACCTGCACCTCGTGCACGAGGTCACCAGCCCGCAGGCCTTCGACGGCCTGCGCATGGCCGGCCGCCCCGTGCGCCGGCCCGATCTGACGATCGCGACCGAAGACCACAACACGCCGACGCTCGACATCGACAAGCCGATCGCCGACCTGACGAGCCGCACGCAGATCGAGACTCTGCGTCGAAACGCCGCGGAGTTCGGTATCCGCCTGCACTCCCTCGGCGACAAGGAACAGGGCATCGTGCACGTCGTGGGCCCGCAGCTCGGCCTGACGCAGCCCGGCATCACGGTGGTGTGCGGCGACTCGCACACCTCGACCCACGGCGCGTTCGGCGCGATGGCGTTCGGCATCGGCACGAGCGAGGTCGAGCACGTGCTCGCCACGCAGACCCTGCCGCTGAAGCCCTTCAAGACCATGGCGATCAACGTCGAGGGCGCACTGCGTCCCGGGGTCACCGCGAAGGACATCATCCTCGCGGTCATCGCGAAGATCGGCACCGGCGGCGGCCAGGGCTACGTGCTCGAGTACCGCGGCAGCGCGATCCGCGCGCTCTCGATGGACGGGCGCATGACCATCTGCAACATGTCGATCGAAGCGGGTGCGCGAGCCGGCATGGTGGCCCCGGATGCCACGACCTACGCGTACCTCGAAGGTCGCGACCACGCACCGTCCGGCGCCGACTGGGACACCGCCGTCGCCTACTGGGACACGCTCGCCACCGACGAGGGCGCCACGTTCGACGCCGAGGTGTTCATCGACGCCGACACGCTCGAGCCCTTCGTCACCTGGGGCACGAACCCCGGTCAGGGCGTCTCGCTCTCCGAGAACGTTCCCGACCCGGCCGCCATCGAGGACCAGCACGAGCGCGCCGCCGCCGAGCGGGCGCTCGAGTACATGGACCTCGAGGCGGGCACGCCGCTGAAGGACATCCGCGTCGACGCGGTGTTCATGGGCTCGTGCACCAACAGTCGCATCGAAGACCTGCGGGCGTTCGCCTCGATCATCAAGGGCAAGCAGAAGGCCGATGGCGTACGCGTCATGGTCGTGCCCGGCTCGGCTCGCGTGCGTCTCGAGGCGGAGGCAGAGGGCCTCGACAAGGTCTTCACCGATTTCGGCGCCGAATGGCGATTCGCGGGCTGCTCGATGTGCCTCGGCATGAACCCCGACCAGCTCGCCCCGGGCGAGCGCTGCGCGTCGACCTCGAACCGCAACTTCGAGGGGCGCCAGGGCAAGGGCGGCCGTACGCACCTCGTGTCGCCGCTGGTGGCCGCTGCCACCGCCATCCGCGGAACCCTCTCGAGCCCCTGGGATCTGCAGACCGAAGGGGAGGGGAACTGA
- the leuD gene encoding 3-isopropylmalate dehydratase small subunit — protein sequence MEKITTVTGTAAPMRRSNVDTDQIIPAVFLKRVTKTGFDDALFHAWRQDPDFVLNRPEHQGVKVLIAGPDFGTGSSREHAVWALRDFGFDVVISSRFGDIFRGNSGKQGLLAAQVAYEDVERLWEVVEADPGIEVTVDLVERTVTVGSLKVPFEIDDYTRWRLLEGLDDIGLTLRDEAAIAEFESHRESWRPKTLPIREPAESGSL from the coding sequence ATGGAGAAGATCACCACCGTCACGGGCACCGCTGCGCCGATGCGCCGCTCGAACGTCGACACCGACCAGATCATCCCCGCGGTGTTCCTGAAGCGGGTCACGAAGACCGGGTTCGACGACGCGCTCTTCCACGCCTGGCGCCAGGACCCCGACTTCGTGCTGAACCGGCCCGAGCACCAGGGTGTGAAGGTGCTCATCGCCGGCCCCGACTTCGGCACCGGCTCGAGCCGCGAGCACGCCGTCTGGGCGCTGCGCGACTTCGGCTTCGACGTCGTCATCAGCTCGCGATTCGGCGACATCTTCCGCGGCAACTCGGGCAAGCAGGGCCTGCTCGCCGCACAGGTCGCCTATGAGGACGTCGAGCGGCTCTGGGAGGTCGTCGAGGCGGACCCGGGAATAGAGGTCACCGTCGATCTGGTTGAGCGAACAGTGACCGTAGGGTCGCTGAAGGTGCCGTTCGAGATCGACGACTACACTCGATGGAGGCTGCTCGAGGGGCTCGATGACATCGGGCTCACCCTCAGAGATGAAGCGGCAATCGCCGAGTTCGAGTCTCATCGAGAATCGTGGCGGCCGAAGACGCTCCCCATCCGGGAGCCGGCGGAATCAGGGAGTCTGTGA
- the murA gene encoding UDP-N-acetylglucosamine 1-carboxyvinyltransferase has product MNTLGQDAKNHGTAVGLNVDKITINGGKPLRGRIELKGAKNLVTKAMVAAILGDTPSVLKDVPNISDVRIVRGLLEVHGVSVTQGIEEGELILDPSAVETAHMADIDAHAGSSRIPILFCGPLLHRLGEAFIPDLGGCRIGDRPIDYHLEVLRNFGAIVEKLPSGIRMSAPGGLHGAKVSLPYPSVGATEQVLLTAVLADGITELSGAAIEPEIMDLINILQKMGAIITVDTDRVIRIEGVDKLDGYTHRALFDRNEAASWAAAALATDGDIFVGGARQAEMLTFLNVFRKVGGDFEIQEDGIRFFHPGGELSPVIIETDVHPGFMTDWQQPLVIALTKAKGVSIVHETVYEQRFGFVDALVEMGASIEVHKECLGGRPCRFGQRNFKHSAVISGPTKLTGADIEVPDLRGGFSHLIAALTADGRSTVSNVGIIARGYENFITKLELLGADFELEG; this is encoded by the coding sequence GTGAACACACTCGGGCAAGATGCCAAGAACCATGGAACGGCAGTCGGGTTGAACGTCGACAAGATCACGATCAACGGCGGCAAGCCGCTCCGCGGTCGCATCGAGTTGAAGGGCGCGAAGAACCTCGTCACCAAGGCGATGGTCGCGGCCATCCTCGGCGACACTCCGAGCGTGCTGAAAGACGTGCCGAACATCAGCGACGTCCGCATCGTCCGCGGCCTCCTCGAGGTGCACGGCGTGAGCGTGACGCAGGGCATCGAAGAGGGCGAGCTCATCCTCGACCCGTCGGCCGTCGAGACCGCCCACATGGCCGACATCGACGCGCACGCCGGGTCGAGCCGCATCCCGATCCTGTTCTGCGGCCCGCTGCTGCACCGTCTCGGCGAGGCGTTCATCCCCGACCTCGGCGGCTGCCGCATCGGCGACCGCCCGATCGACTACCACCTCGAGGTGCTGCGCAACTTCGGCGCCATCGTCGAGAAGCTGCCGAGCGGCATCCGCATGTCGGCGCCCGGCGGCCTGCACGGCGCCAAGGTCTCGCTGCCCTACCCGAGCGTCGGGGCGACCGAGCAGGTGCTGCTGACCGCGGTGCTCGCCGACGGCATCACCGAGCTCTCGGGAGCGGCCATCGAGCCCGAGATCATGGATCTCATCAACATCCTGCAGAAGATGGGTGCGATCATCACGGTCGACACCGACCGGGTCATCCGCATCGAGGGCGTCGACAAGCTCGACGGCTACACGCACCGCGCGCTCTTCGACCGCAATGAGGCCGCGAGCTGGGCCGCTGCGGCCCTCGCGACCGACGGCGACATCTTCGTCGGCGGCGCACGCCAGGCCGAGATGCTGACCTTCCTCAACGTCTTCCGCAAGGTCGGCGGCGACTTCGAGATCCAGGAAGACGGCATCCGCTTCTTCCACCCCGGCGGCGAGCTCTCGCCCGTCATCATCGAGACCGACGTGCACCCCGGCTTCATGACCGACTGGCAGCAGCCGCTCGTGATCGCCCTCACGAAGGCGAAGGGCGTCTCGATCGTGCACGAGACGGTCTACGAGCAGCGCTTCGGCTTCGTCGACGCGCTCGTCGAGATGGGCGCGTCGATCGAGGTGCACAAGGAGTGCCTCGGCGGTCGTCCGTGCCGGTTCGGGCAGCGCAACTTCAAGCACTCCGCCGTCATCTCGGGCCCGACGAAGCTCACCGGTGCCGACATCGAGGTGCCCGACCTGCGCGGCGGGTTCAGCCACCTCATCGCGGCGCTCACGGCCGACGGCCGTTCGACCGTCTCGAACGTCGGCATCATCGCTCGCGGTTACGAGAACTTCATCACGAAGCTGGAGCTCCTCGGGGCGGACTTCGAACTCGAAGGATAA
- a CDS encoding lysophospholipid acyltransferase family protein produces MKPRSETRRPSFFWLLAAIALPPLGLAVRYRFHHRERLPQSGAFVLAPNHYSEIDPLVIGAAVWKLGRAPRFLAKASLFKNPVLGWLLRTSGQIPVERAGSKSHRALRAAEELVEKGRMVVVYPEGSLTRDPDLWPMRGKTGAVRIALERDIPIIPAAHWGTQELMPRYGKKLHPFPRKTIDVIIGEPLDLSAYRGRPLTQSSLLEATGELMDAVAELLAELRGEPAPAERWDPTQHGQKETGRLED; encoded by the coding sequence ATGAAGCCGCGTTCGGAGACCCGCCGACCGTCGTTCTTCTGGTTGCTCGCGGCCATCGCCCTCCCACCGCTCGGACTCGCGGTCCGCTACCGGTTCCACCACCGTGAACGGCTGCCCCAGTCGGGCGCATTCGTGCTCGCGCCGAACCACTACAGCGAGATCGACCCGCTCGTGATCGGGGCGGCCGTGTGGAAGCTCGGCCGCGCGCCGCGCTTCCTCGCGAAGGCCTCGCTCTTCAAGAACCCCGTGCTGGGTTGGCTCCTGCGCACCTCCGGGCAGATCCCGGTCGAGCGTGCGGGCAGCAAGAGCCACCGGGCGCTCCGCGCAGCGGAGGAGCTCGTCGAGAAGGGGCGCATGGTCGTCGTCTACCCCGAGGGCTCGCTCACCCGCGACCCCGACCTGTGGCCGATGCGCGGCAAGACGGGCGCCGTGCGCATCGCACTCGAGCGCGACATCCCGATCATCCCCGCGGCCCACTGGGGCACGCAGGAGCTGATGCCGCGCTACGGCAAGAAGCTCCACCCGTTCCCGCGCAAGACGATCGACGTGATCATCGGCGAACCGCTCGACCTCAGCGCCTATCGAGGCCGGCCGCTCACGCAGAGCAGCCTGCTCGAGGCGACGGGGGAGCTCATGGACGCGGTCGCCGAACTGCTCGCAGAGCTGCGCGGTGAGCCGGCACCGGCCGAGCGTTGGGATCCGACTCAGCACGGCCAGAAGGAGACGGGGCGCCTTGAAGACTAG
- a CDS encoding NAD(P)H-dependent glycerol-3-phosphate dehydrogenase — MKTRDPAKKSGGRKAAGKRVAVLGAGSWGTTFAKILADGGADVVLWARRPELAREIQEAKRNSDYLPGVNLPLGLRATSRLDLALAGAEQVYISVPSQSLRENLAIIAPHLHAQASVVSLMKGVEKSTGKRMSEVIAEVLRLDPAQIAVISGPNLALEIAKEQPTAAVVSSTSLETAQAVASVARNRYFRTFVNTDVIGTEFGGVLKNLIAVAIGIVDGVGYGENTKASIITRGLVEMTDFAVAYGAHPETLAGLAGLGDLIATSQSPLSRNNTAGRLLGQGYHLNDVVNQMQQTTEGLASVGPILELARAMGVDMPIVEQVRQVLAGTLDPKDIAPHLTTDDEPQGERTIDGQAQSGSAVRRAFQRAFDQLRHGGRGASGDRP, encoded by the coding sequence TTGAAGACTAGAGATCCCGCCAAGAAGTCCGGAGGCCGCAAGGCCGCAGGCAAGCGCGTCGCCGTCCTCGGCGCCGGCAGCTGGGGCACCACCTTCGCGAAGATCCTCGCCGACGGCGGCGCCGATGTGGTGCTGTGGGCCCGGCGCCCCGAGCTGGCACGTGAGATCCAGGAGGCCAAGCGCAACAGCGACTACCTCCCGGGCGTGAACCTGCCGCTCGGCCTCCGTGCCACGAGCCGCCTCGACCTCGCCCTCGCGGGCGCCGAGCAGGTCTACATCTCGGTGCCGAGCCAGTCGCTGCGCGAGAATCTCGCGATCATCGCGCCGCACCTGCACGCACAGGCATCCGTGGTCTCGCTCATGAAGGGCGTCGAGAAGTCGACGGGCAAGCGCATGAGCGAGGTCATCGCCGAGGTGCTGCGCCTCGACCCGGCGCAGATCGCCGTGATCTCGGGGCCGAACCTCGCGCTCGAGATCGCGAAGGAGCAGCCGACGGCCGCCGTCGTGTCGTCGACGAGTCTCGAGACGGCCCAGGCCGTGGCATCCGTTGCGCGCAACCGCTACTTCCGCACGTTCGTGAACACCGACGTGATCGGCACCGAGTTCGGCGGCGTGCTGAAGAACCTCATCGCCGTCGCGATCGGCATCGTCGACGGCGTCGGCTACGGCGAGAACACGAAGGCGTCGATCATCACGCGCGGTCTCGTCGAGATGACCGACTTCGCGGTCGCGTACGGCGCGCACCCCGAGACCCTCGCCGGGCTCGCGGGGCTCGGCGACCTCATCGCGACGAGCCAGTCGCCGCTCTCGCGCAACAACACCGCCGGGCGGCTGCTCGGCCAGGGCTACCACCTGAACGACGTCGTCAATCAGATGCAGCAGACCACAGAGGGGCTCGCATCGGTCGGGCCGATCCTCGAACTGGCGCGTGCGATGGGCGTCGACATGCCCATCGTCGAACAGGTCCGACAGGTGCTCGCGGGCACCCTCGACCCGAAGGACATCGCGCCGCACCTCACGACAGACGACGAGCCTCAGGGCGAAAGGACGATCGATGGACAAGCTCAGAGTGGTTCTGCTGTTCGGAGGGCGTTCCAGCGAGCATTCGATCAGCTGCGCCACGGCGGGCGGGGTGCTTCGGGCGATCGACCGTAG